The Desulfobacterales bacterium sequence CTGTTTTTAAATTTTGAGCCCTGCTGAAGTAAAGTAAATCACCCGGCGGGCCGATGGGAATGCCAAGAACTGCACTGCAATCCGGCAAATATCCAACCCCTGCGGCAGCCGCCCCGACAGTGCCCATAATACGACAGTCATACCGGTGCTGGGCCACCGCGGCACAGGCAAAATCACACGCTGCGGCATAATCCATCATTTTCCACTGGCAGGTGGGGCCGGCAAAGAGCGCGCCTCTGCTTTTATTCTTTTTGGAATAGACATTAAAATCCGCACAACTCTCAAAACCACAGCCACCACAATCCCATCCAAGCTCGGATCGCGTGACATCGGCTCCGAGCAGGAGAATCGGAGGCGGCGTTCCCTTATCGATGAAATATTTCAAGGATTGAAAATCAAAATACATGACCGGTGAAATCGGTATGACCGCTTCAAAAAACTCCAAAATGGGTATAATATCCTCGCCGGTCACGATTTCGGTTTTAAGATTTAATTTTGCCGTCAGTTGAGGGGCTCGATAGGCGGCCGCAGCCGCCAGTTTGGCAACTTCAAGCACCATATCTCGGCCTGCGTCTAATCCGTTTATTCTAGCCATTGCTCCCCTCCTTTTCGACTTTCGGCGTCTGGGTCCGATAGTCAAAATGGATCCCGGAACCGGTCTGGCGGTTGACCACAAAGTTCTTTCTCGTGTTGTCCACCATTTTGTCCATATTAATCAGGTGGTAATCAATGGTGATATCCTGATAGGGGTTTTTGGATTTGGACGCCATCGCGATCCCCACCACAATGGCCGATTTGAGGCAATATCCGAGTTTCTGCCCGGCCAGTCCCACACTCATAAAAGGTCTTGCGTCCACCAAAAGGGTCTGGGCCATCCATAGGGCGGAGCCCATGACATAGCCCAGGTCATTGACCCTGGCACAACACAAGGGGCCCTTGATGGGCGTTTTGCTTCTTCTGTCGGTCACATCCACAAGACCTTCTTTCTGCGCCCTTCGCTCATAGAGAAATGCGCATCCAAGTTGCCCGCCACACAATCCGCAATGAGCATCCAGCGGTGTTTCATGTGCCCGAAAATTCCCGAGAAAAAGAATCACATCAGAATCGCGGACCATGACCGCTTCATTTAAAAATCTCTTTTCCCACCGTTCGTTGGTATAGGCCAGATCCTCCATTTTCATGGCGATCTTTTCCAACTCCTCTTGCCCGTAAACCAACTGTGCATCGATCTGGGGTACGCCCCCGGCCACCGGCGCAGTCATCGCCGCATTTAAAACGAGCTTAGCGGCAATGAGGGTTCCTTCGCGCCTTCTCAGGTCCTGCGGGGAGTGCGGCGGCCACTCGTTGATGAACTCCTCCCCCCTTAGATTGTCATATTTTTCCATGGAGCATCTCCTCTCTCAGAATTAAAGCTATGTTTATTATTTCGTAACTGCTCAGTAGCCAGGAGACAGAATCAAGAATCCAGAATAATAACAACTGAAAGCAGCCGGATTAATCTAGTTGAATGAAGATTCAGGCGGTTAGTGCATTATTCTGAATTCTGGCTCCTGAATTCTGTATTCCTGAGTAGTTACCTAATTTTTTTATACTGCCGTCTAATTCAATCCTTCGGACACGATTTTTTATTTTCCGATGGTGAATACATCAACATGAATTGTCAAATCGCTGTCTTCCAGTAATGGCCGCTTTGATTATTGATGACATTAATGCCATCTTGCTGCCAGCAATAGAACTATAAAGAGCGCTATTGGTCAGGCTGAATGTTTGATCGGCGCCTTTTGGTTTTGGCTCAACTTAAATGGCACAACACCATTGGATTGAACGGACGTTCTGCGCTTGCGAAGAATCCATCGGGCCAGAGCAGGAAGAATAAACACCGCGCCGACCATGTTGAAGATGAACAGGAAAGTCAGAAGAATCCCCATATCCGCCTGAAACTTTAATGGTGAAAAAATCCAGGTGGCGGTGGCGAGTCCCAAGCTGATCCCGGTCAAGAGAATGGCATTGCCGGTGTCGTTCAATGTCTTCTCGTAGGCTTCCCTTAACGATTCTGATTTCCAGCGAAGTGCGACCAAGGTGCTGTAGAGATAAATTCCATAGTCCACACCGACCCCGACTCCTAGCGATACCACCGGAAGCGTGTTGACCTTCAGCCCGATGCCAAGCAACGCCATCACGGCATACCCGAGAACCGACACCAGTCCCAAGGGCAAGAGGATGCACAACAGGGCCGGCAGGGACCGAAAAGAAATCAAAACAAACAGGATCGTTGCAAGATAGACATAAAGCACAATCGGAAGCTGTTCCTTAGCCACCACCTGGTTGGTCGCGCCCATGACCCCGACATTGCCCCCGGCAAATCGCATTCTGACATTTTCCGAAGGATGGGCTGCAATATATGTTTCCGCTGAGTTCAGAATATGCGAAATGGTCTCGGCGCGATGATCCTTGGTGTATATTCGGACCGGCATCACGCTGAAGTTTTTGTTCATCAGTCCCGAAGTGGACGGCACATACCAGCAGGCCTGTCCCAGAACCTGGGGGTTTCTCGACAAAACCCGCCACTTCAGACTCGCTTCGTTCCAGGCGGCGCTTAGCTGTTTCACCACGCCGGGCAGACTTTCCACCGACTGAACGCCGGCCACCCCGGTCATATACCATGCAAAATCATCGATATACTTCATCGCGTCATGATCGATACAGGCATCCGGTTTACTCTCGGCGAAAACGACCAGAGAATCGACACCGATTGCAAATTTGCTGATGATCGCTTCCGTATCCAGGTTGTAACGCGAATCCGACCGCAACTCGGGAACTCCTGCCTGGGAGTCCCCGATTCTGACCTGCTTCGAGGTATTCCAGCCCAAGACAAGAAGCAGCACGGCAATCAGAATGATGGCGGCGGCCCATCCACGCTCGGCCACATTGGACAGAGCCCGCCATAGCGGCGCCATGAAGTCGGCCCGCTTTTTCAGTTTTTGGCGGTAGGCATCATCCACAGACATATAGGAGAGCAGCATGGGAAGAAGAAACATATCCACAATGGCAATGGCTGCCACACCGATGGATGCCCCGATGGCCATCTCCTGAATAATACGAATCTGAATCAGGAGAATGGTGGCAAAACCGATAATATCGGTAACTAATGCGGTAAGACTGGGAATTCCCAACTTTTTCAATGCGTTTTCAGCGGCTTCCACGGGCGTATGCCCGCTGAACACCTCGCTCATGCATCCCCTGACCATCTGCATCCCGTGACTGATGGCAATGGCGAAAACGAGAAAGGGGACGAGAGTTCCCATGGGATCAATGCCATATCCAAACAGGGACAACAGCCCCACCTGCCAGATAACAGCCGTTAATGCGTTTAAAACAACCAGTATCGTATATTTGATGGACTGGGTATACCAAAACACAATGACCAGCGTCGAAAGAAACGCCGCGCCAAAAAACCCAAGCGTTACGGCCACACCGTCGACCATGTCGCCGATGAACTTGGCAAAGCCGATGATGTGAACATCCATATTTTCGCCCGCAAATTTCTCCCGGACACTTTCCAGCTCCCTGGCGACCTTTATGAAATCGAGTTTTTCCCCGGTTGTCGGATCCACCTCCTGAAGATCGCACGCGATCATGGCGCTGGTGAAATCGTTGGCCACCAGCCGTCCCAAATATTCTGATTTCAAAATATTCTGTCGGACCTGTTCAAGACCTTCCGGGGTTGGCTCAAAACCGTCCGGAATCATATTGCCAGCAGCAATGCCACCCTCAATGATTTCCGTATAGCGCACGTTCGGCGTCCAGAGCGAAAACACACGGCTGCGATCGACCCCGGGAATAAAAAAGATGTCATCGGTGGCTTTCCGCAACGCCGTGAAAAACTCAGGCGTGAAAATATCCCCCTTCTTAACGGTCAGTGCAACGAGAATCTGGTTGGCACCGCCGAAATCCTTTTGAAAATGAGCATACGTTTTCATGAAGGGATGCTTCATCGGCAAGAGTTTGGTAAATCCTGCGTCAAGATAAATACGCGATGCCGAATATCCCAGGAAAACAGTTGAAACAAGGAAGAAGACAAGTACCAGCATTCTATGCTTAAAAAGCACAGACCTAATTTTCGCGATGTTTGAGAAAAAACTCATGGTTACTCCTATCCACCATTGAAAGGGGTTAAGTATTTGAAGCATCCAACGTCGTCGTCTGAACGCCGAATTCTCCAAACAGCATTAACCCGCCGCCCTTGGCTTCCAATATTTTGGAAATCCCCTG is a genomic window containing:
- a CDS encoding DUF2148 domain-containing protein, which produces MEKYDNLRGEEFINEWPPHSPQDLRRREGTLIAAKLVLNAAMTAPVAGGVPQIDAQLVYGQEELEKIAMKMEDLAYTNERWEKRFLNEAVMVRDSDVILFLGNFRAHETPLDAHCGLCGGQLGCAFLYERRAQKEGLVDVTDRRSKTPIKGPLCCARVNDLGYVMGSALWMAQTLLVDARPFMSVGLAGQKLGYCLKSAIVVGIAMASKSKNPYQDITIDYHLINMDKMVDNTRKNFVVNRQTGSGIHFDYRTQTPKVEKEGSNG
- a CDS encoding MMPL family transporter — translated: MKTYAHFQKDFGGANQILVALTVKKGDIFTPEFFTALRKATDDIFFIPGVDRSRVFSLWTPNVRYTEIIEGGIAAGNMIPDGFEPTPEGLEQVRQNILKSEYLGRLVANDFTSAMIACDLQEVDPTTGEKLDFIKVARELESVREKFAGENMDVHIIGFAKFIGDMVDGVAVTLGFFGAAFLSTLVIVFWYTQSIKYTILVVLNALTAVIWQVGLLSLFGYGIDPMGTLVPFLVFAIAISHGMQMVRGCMSEVFSGHTPVEAAENALKKLGIPSLTALVTDIIGFATILLIQIRIIQEMAIGASIGVAAIAIVDMFLLPMLLSYMSVDDAYRQKLKKRADFMAPLWRALSNVAERGWAAAIILIAVLLLVLGWNTSKQVRIGDSQAGVPELRSDSRYNLDTEAIISKFAIGVDSLVVFAESKPDACIDHDAMKYIDDFAWYMTGVAGVQSVESLPGVVKQLSAAWNEASLKWRVLSRNPQVLGQACWYVPSTSGLMNKNFSVMPVRIYTKDHRAETISHILNSAETYIAAHPSENVRMRFAGGNVGVMGATNQVVAKEQLPIVLYVYLATILFVLISFRSLPALLCILLPLGLVSVLGYAVMALLGIGLKVNTLPVVSLGVGVGVDYGIYLYSTLVALRWKSESLREAYEKTLNDTGNAILLTGISLGLATATWIFSPLKFQADMGILLTFLFIFNMVGAVFILPALARWILRKRRTSVQSNGVVPFKLSQNQKAPIKHSA
- a CDS encoding DUF2148 domain-containing protein, encoding MARINGLDAGRDMVLEVAKLAAAAAYRAPQLTAKLNLKTEIVTGEDIIPILEFFEAVIPISPVMYFDFQSLKYFIDKGTPPPILLLGADVTRSELGWDCGGCGFESCADFNVYSKKNKSRGALFAGPTCQWKMMDYAAACDFACAAVAQHRYDCRIMGTVGAAAAGVGYLPDCSAVLGIPIGPPGDLLYFSRAQNLKTASDEKHREWLRQTSPTNWQAFPGSTKPCTKTKQDWWNNPEYVKFEPLSEGEKKFAAETLEKVMKISQKHIPKVTAWYGKSDK